From Hymenobacter sedentarius, a single genomic window includes:
- a CDS encoding endonuclease III domain-containing protein: MKPTAASLTSEALAADFAARQAKALLVHERLCAEYGAPFRFFSTKDPLSELVSALLSHRTKNADSHRAYQELRATFPAWEDVRDAPTEAVQHAIRACTWPEQKAPRIQAVLREISERCGTDAPCSLDFLAEMPIPEARAWLESISGVGPKTSAATLLFSSLRIPAMPVDSHHHRVAQRLALIGPKVGEGPAHKLLEALLPPGWDAQQVYDHHEALMFHGQKCCYFSAPACHRCVVLDQCPFGQARLAASSSPAA, encoded by the coding sequence ATGAAGCCTACTGCCGCGTCTCTTACTTCCGAAGCTCTTGCCGCTGATTTTGCCGCCCGCCAGGCCAAGGCCCTGCTGGTGCACGAGCGGCTGTGTGCCGAATACGGGGCGCCATTCCGCTTTTTCAGCACCAAAGACCCGCTGAGCGAACTGGTGAGTGCCCTGCTCTCGCACCGCACCAAAAACGCCGATTCGCACCGGGCATACCAGGAACTACGGGCTACGTTTCCGGCCTGGGAGGACGTGCGAGATGCGCCGACCGAAGCCGTGCAGCACGCCATTCGGGCCTGCACCTGGCCCGAGCAGAAGGCCCCGCGCATTCAGGCCGTGCTGCGCGAAATCAGCGAGCGCTGCGGCACCGATGCCCCGTGCTCGCTGGATTTCCTCGCCGAAATGCCCATTCCCGAAGCGCGGGCCTGGCTGGAAAGCATCAGCGGCGTGGGGCCGAAAACCAGCGCCGCCACCCTCCTATTCAGCTCCCTGCGCATTCCGGCCATGCCCGTGGATAGCCACCACCACCGCGTGGCCCAGCGCCTGGCCCTCATTGGGCCGAAGGTGGGCGAAGGCCCGGCCCACAAGCTGCTCGAAGCCCTGCTGCCCCCGGGCTGGGATGCCCAGCAGGTGTACGACCACCACGAGGCGCTCATGTTTCACGGGCAGAAATGCTGCTACTTTAGTGCGCCCGCCTGCCACCGCTGCGTGGTGCTGGACCAGTGCCCCTTCGGGCAGGCCCGGCTGGCGGCATCCAGTTCTCCGGCGGCCTAA
- a CDS encoding DUF167 domain-containing protein, with protein MFIIHLRAKPGAKTTALQVAANGSVTVRLKAPAQDGKANACLLAYLAEVFGVSKNSVELLSGHTAPIKKIRIEGVDEAAGQAVLARLQAAS; from the coding sequence ATGTTTATTATACACCTGCGCGCCAAGCCCGGGGCCAAAACCACGGCGTTGCAAGTAGCCGCCAACGGCTCCGTGACCGTTCGCCTGAAGGCCCCCGCTCAGGACGGCAAGGCCAATGCCTGCCTGCTGGCCTACTTAGCCGAGGTATTTGGCGTGAGCAAAAACAGCGTGGAGCTGCTGAGTGGGCACACCGCGCCGATTAAGAAAATCCGCATTGAGGGCGTGGACGAGGCGGCCGGTCAGGCCGTATTGGCTCGGCTGCAAGCGGCCTCCTGA
- a CDS encoding RBBP9/YdeN family alpha/beta hydrolase, whose protein sequence is MNTEKPTILTVPGLGSSGPLHWQSRWEQLHHCQRVEQAEWDQPVCANWVRQLHHAICQSPGPVLLAAHSLACPTVAHWAATHDASRVAGALLVAPADAERPDFPAGATGFAPLALQRLPFPSIVVASTNDEYVTLARARFFADAWGSRLVNAGARGHLNSDSHLHDWPEGWALLQQLKP, encoded by the coding sequence ATGAACACCGAAAAACCAACCATTCTGACCGTGCCGGGCCTGGGCAGCTCCGGGCCGCTGCACTGGCAAAGCCGGTGGGAGCAGCTGCACCACTGCCAGCGCGTAGAGCAGGCGGAATGGGACCAGCCCGTGTGTGCCAATTGGGTCCGGCAGCTCCACCACGCCATTTGCCAGTCCCCGGGCCCGGTGCTGCTGGCAGCGCACAGCCTGGCCTGCCCCACGGTAGCGCATTGGGCCGCCACTCACGATGCCTCCCGCGTAGCCGGCGCCCTGCTGGTGGCCCCCGCCGATGCCGAACGGCCCGACTTCCCCGCCGGGGCCACCGGATTTGCGCCCCTGGCCTTGCAGCGCCTGCCGTTTCCCAGCATTGTGGTAGCCAGCACCAACGACGAATACGTGACCCTGGCGCGGGCGCGCTTTTTTGCCGACGCCTGGGGCAGCCGGTTGGTCAACGCCGGTGCCCGCGGACACCTCAATTCTGACTCCCACCTGCACGACTGGCCCGAAGGGTGGGCGTTGCTGCAGCAGCTCAAGCCCTGA
- a CDS encoding polysaccharide deacetylase family protein has translation MRILHVLSAEFFAGSVAYAVQLAEAHRAQGHQVWMLSESDQLPTGATQVVAPISNRRYAQRLRNARFIRQLVRQENIDVVHAHARAASWVSYFALRGIKIPLVSTVHGRQHLHASTSLFDIYGDKVIAICGNLREHLVTEVKMAASKIVEIPNGVNFGAAPKLNEELRMRNEELSSGNSSFLILNSSLTQPLRVAFIGRFNGGKGERAAALLQQVFPELLREFPQLRVALIGGELEQLPAAGKTALEQLQGEFGERVEVVGFTKDVPGWLARTALVIGAGRVAIEALGAGRSVLALGEASYEGLVTDDTFAAAAASNFGDISAQVASPAVDWAAILEDAQAFLQAPQPVTAELQQRVRVHYDLATVATRVLEVYREARMRKAAPDFIPVLMYHKIPDAPLETKHKIYVTKENFEKHLAYFQKQKLTPITFADYLKFANGELPLAQFPARPIILTFDDGYTDNYTNLLPLMQQYGYRGVMYLLGDFEVRHNQWDLAADPTEPRSEIMDLAQKRAFVAAGWEIGAHTMSHLRLTTLPPSEAAQEIQRSKAELEATLQTQIVSFAYPYGDSNDTVKKAVREAGFTLGVSTDTGGMHLEDDRMQVFRINMFPNESASSLFKKTSTWYRKYYRWKRKK, from the coding sequence ATGCGCATTCTCCACGTTCTTTCGGCTGAGTTCTTTGCGGGCTCCGTGGCCTATGCCGTGCAGCTGGCAGAGGCCCACCGCGCCCAGGGCCACCAGGTGTGGATGCTCTCCGAATCCGACCAGCTGCCCACCGGCGCCACGCAGGTCGTGGCGCCCATCAGCAACCGCCGCTACGCGCAGCGGCTGCGCAATGCCCGTTTTATCCGGCAGCTCGTTCGGCAGGAGAACATTGATGTGGTGCATGCTCATGCCCGCGCAGCCAGCTGGGTGAGCTACTTCGCCCTTCGCGGCATTAAAATCCCGCTGGTGAGCACCGTGCACGGCCGCCAGCACCTGCATGCTTCCACCTCACTGTTCGACATCTACGGGGATAAGGTCATCGCCATTTGCGGCAATCTGCGCGAGCATTTGGTGACCGAAGTGAAGATGGCCGCGTCCAAAATTGTGGAGATTCCCAACGGGGTCAATTTTGGCGCTGCGCCAAAATTGAATGAAGAATTAAGAATGAGGAATGAAGAGTTGTCGTCTGGCAATTCTTCATTCCTCATTCTTAATTCTTCATTAACCCAGCCGTTGCGGGTCGCGTTTATCGGGCGGTTTAATGGAGGCAAAGGCGAGCGGGCGGCTGCCCTGTTGCAGCAGGTTTTTCCGGAGCTGCTTCGGGAGTTTCCGCAGCTGCGGGTGGCGCTGATTGGCGGTGAGCTGGAGCAGTTGCCGGCCGCTGGAAAAACTGCCTTGGAGCAGCTGCAGGGTGAATTTGGAGAGCGGGTAGAAGTGGTGGGCTTCACGAAGGATGTGCCTGGTTGGCTGGCCCGCACCGCGCTGGTCATCGGGGCCGGGCGGGTGGCCATCGAGGCCCTGGGCGCGGGCCGGTCCGTGCTGGCGCTGGGCGAAGCCAGCTACGAAGGCCTGGTAACCGATGACACTTTTGCCGCGGCGGCCGCTTCAAATTTCGGAGACATTTCGGCGCAGGTAGCTTCGCCAGCGGTTGATTGGGCTGCCATCCTGGAAGATGCCCAAGCCTTTCTGCAGGCCCCGCAACCAGTAACGGCAGAATTGCAGCAGCGCGTGAGGGTACATTACGACCTGGCCACGGTAGCCACGCGGGTGCTCGAGGTATACCGCGAAGCGCGCATGCGCAAAGCCGCCCCGGATTTTATCCCAGTGCTGATGTACCACAAAATCCCCGACGCGCCGCTCGAAACCAAGCACAAGATTTACGTCACCAAAGAGAATTTTGAAAAGCACCTGGCGTATTTCCAGAAGCAGAAATTAACGCCCATAACCTTTGCCGACTATCTGAAATTTGCCAACGGCGAATTGCCGTTAGCTCAATTTCCCGCGCGGCCCATCATCTTAACTTTCGACGACGGCTACACCGACAATTACACCAACCTGCTGCCGCTGATGCAGCAATACGGCTACCGGGGCGTTATGTATTTGCTCGGCGATTTTGAAGTTCGGCACAACCAGTGGGACCTGGCCGCCGACCCCACCGAGCCGCGTTCCGAAATAATGGACCTGGCCCAAAAGCGTGCGTTCGTGGCCGCAGGCTGGGAAATTGGGGCGCACACCATGTCGCACCTGCGCCTCACCACGCTGCCACCATCCGAAGCCGCCCAGGAAATTCAACGCAGCAAAGCGGAATTAGAGGCTACCCTGCAAACCCAAATTGTGAGCTTCGCCTATCCGTACGGCGACAGCAACGACACCGTGAAAAAGGCGGTGCGGGAAGCCGGATTTACGCTGGGCGTTTCCACCGACACCGGCGGCATGCACCTCGAAGACGACCGCATGCAGGTGTTTCGGATAAACATGTTTCCGAACGAAAGCGCGAGCAGTCTATTCAAAAAAACCTCGACGTGGTACCGGAAATATTACCGCTGGAAACGCAAGAAATAA
- a CDS encoding threonine synthase — protein MKLVASESLSRLAALHCSACGTPHSAFDLQRVSTCCNLPLVADYDLHEPLSRDVIDQADTSMWRYGALLPLLHDENKVTLGEGMTPMLNLPRLAARHELSSLLLKDEGQNPTGSFKARGLSMAVSKAKELGVDGCIIPTAGNAGVAMAAYCARAGLRAVVVMPRHTPMAFKEECYWYGAEVELVDGLISDCGARVRQRNADGALLDISTLKEPYRLEGKKTMGYEIAEQLNWQLPDVLLYPAGGGTGLIGIWKAFQEMKALGWLAPETRLPRMVAVQAQNCCPLLETYAGRQPNCHSYQGSATLANGLAVPHPLGEAMMLRVLRESNGTVVSVSEEDMLAGMRDLGQQEGLFVAPEGAAVWMATRQLLATGWLQRDEKILLLNTGSGQKYMENVAGRALR, from the coding sequence ATGAAACTGGTAGCCTCCGAATCCCTCTCGCGCTTAGCCGCACTGCACTGCTCGGCCTGCGGCACTCCGCACTCTGCCTTCGACCTGCAACGGGTTTCCACCTGCTGCAACCTGCCTCTCGTGGCCGATTATGACCTGCACGAGCCCCTGAGCCGCGACGTTATCGACCAGGCCGATACGTCGATGTGGCGCTACGGCGCCCTGCTGCCCCTGCTGCACGACGAAAACAAAGTGACCCTGGGCGAAGGCATGACCCCCATGCTCAACCTGCCCCGCTTGGCCGCGCGCCACGAGCTGTCCTCCCTTCTGCTGAAGGACGAAGGCCAGAATCCCACCGGTTCGTTTAAAGCGCGCGGCCTCAGCATGGCCGTATCCAAAGCCAAAGAGCTGGGCGTAGACGGCTGCATCATTCCCACGGCCGGCAATGCCGGCGTGGCCATGGCCGCTTACTGCGCCCGCGCCGGCCTCCGGGCCGTAGTGGTAATGCCGCGCCACACCCCCATGGCTTTCAAAGAAGAGTGCTACTGGTACGGTGCCGAAGTGGAGCTGGTCGATGGCCTCATCAGCGACTGCGGCGCCCGCGTGCGCCAGCGCAACGCCGACGGCGCCCTGCTCGACATCTCGACCCTGAAGGAGCCCTACCGCCTCGAAGGCAAGAAAACCATGGGCTACGAAATCGCCGAGCAGCTCAACTGGCAGCTGCCCGACGTGCTGCTCTACCCCGCCGGCGGCGGCACCGGCCTCATTGGCATCTGGAAAGCCTTCCAGGAAATGAAGGCCCTGGGCTGGCTGGCGCCCGAAACGCGGCTGCCGCGCATGGTGGCCGTGCAAGCCCAAAACTGCTGCCCCCTGCTGGAAACCTACGCCGGCCGCCAGCCCAACTGCCACAGCTACCAGGGTAGCGCCACGCTGGCCAACGGCCTAGCCGTGCCGCACCCCCTTGGCGAAGCCATGATGCTGCGCGTGCTGCGCGAGTCCAACGGCACGGTGGTGAGCGTTAGCGAGGAAGACATGCTGGCCGGCATGCGCGACCTCGGCCAGCAGGAAGGCCTGTTTGTGGCCCCCGAAGGCGCCGCCGTATGGATGGCTACCCGCCAGCTGCTGGCCACCGGCTGGCTGCAGCGCGACGAGAAGATTCTGCTGCTGAACACCGGCAGCGGCCAGAAATACATGGAAAACGTGGCCGGCCGCGCACTGCGCTAA
- a CDS encoding LysR family transcriptional regulator, with product MLSHPHEVFLEVAQRLSFTKASQALFISQSAVSKQVKALEEHYKTGLFERMGSSIQLTPAGLKLYQKLLQAKQLQQELHQEMSELSTAFAPAMHLLIGASTTISLYVLPPVVSAYLRLHPNRQLSLKNRNSDNILRALLDHEIELGIIEGIHKVSNVTYTPLLTDDVVAVCAAHNPLEHRTLEVHDLLTTPLALREDGSGTLAVLEEALARHRIKLAALPVRVRMGGTEALKNFVRVDSCLAFLPRQAVTKELASGEFSEVKINNFPLKREFNFIQRKGTENNAPYKDFLLFTKRYYSQKA from the coding sequence TTGCTCTCCCATCCGCACGAAGTTTTTCTCGAAGTAGCCCAACGGCTCAGTTTCACTAAAGCCAGCCAGGCTTTGTTCATCAGCCAGTCGGCTGTGAGCAAGCAGGTGAAGGCGCTGGAGGAGCACTACAAAACCGGCCTGTTTGAGCGCATGGGCAGCAGCATTCAGCTCACGCCCGCCGGCCTGAAGCTCTACCAAAAGCTGCTGCAGGCCAAGCAGCTGCAGCAGGAGCTGCACCAGGAAATGAGCGAGCTGAGCACGGCCTTCGCGCCGGCCATGCACTTGCTGATTGGGGCCAGCACCACCATTTCGCTCTACGTGCTGCCGCCCGTGGTCTCGGCTTACCTGCGCCTGCACCCCAACCGCCAGCTCAGCCTCAAAAACCGCAACTCCGACAACATCCTGCGCGCCCTGCTCGACCACGAAATTGAGCTGGGCATCATCGAAGGCATCCACAAAGTGAGCAACGTGACCTACACGCCCCTGCTCACCGACGACGTGGTGGCCGTGTGCGCCGCCCACAACCCGCTCGAACACCGCACCCTCGAAGTGCACGACCTGCTTACCACGCCGCTGGCCCTGCGCGAGGATGGCTCCGGCACGCTGGCTGTGTTGGAAGAGGCTCTGGCCCGGCACCGTATCAAGCTGGCGGCCCTACCGGTACGCGTGCGCATGGGCGGCACCGAAGCCCTCAAGAACTTTGTGCGGGTGGATAGCTGCCTGGCTTTTTTGCCCCGCCAGGCCGTGACGAAAGAGCTGGCCTCGGGCGAGTTTTCAGAAGTGAAAATCAATAATTTTCCCTTGAAAAGGGAGTTCAACTTTATTCAGCGCAAGGGTACTGAGAACAACGCGCCTTACAAGGATTTTCTGCTTTTTACCAAGCGCTACTATTCCCAGAAGGCATAG
- a CDS encoding M28 family peptidase: MPADQSRLHADVAFLTNLHPARNCHNLQSLNKAADYIKGCFEKLQTTVSEQAFLADGRRYRNIIASFGPPEAERLIVGAHYDVCGDQPGADDNASAVAGLLETARLLHLSRAPLRHRIDFVAYANEEPPYFATEHMGSAVHARALHAAKAKVRGMLCYEMIGYFSDEPNSQSFPNEALAQLYPSTGNFIVVVGKTGQEAFTQQVQALMQPHAGTLDVQRINLPEALGGLAGLSDHRNYWAQGYNAVMINDTSFLRNPHYHQKSDTIETLDFPRMAQVVDGAFGALLGL, from the coding sequence ATGCCCGCCGACCAAAGCCGCCTCCATGCCGACGTTGCCTTTCTCACCAACCTGCACCCGGCCCGCAATTGCCACAACCTGCAGTCCTTGAACAAGGCGGCCGACTACATCAAGGGCTGCTTTGAAAAGCTCCAAACCACCGTTTCGGAGCAGGCCTTCCTGGCCGATGGCCGGCGCTACCGCAACATCATCGCCTCTTTCGGTCCGCCCGAGGCCGAGCGCCTCATCGTGGGCGCGCACTACGACGTGTGCGGCGACCAGCCCGGCGCCGACGACAATGCCAGCGCCGTGGCCGGCCTGCTCGAAACCGCCCGCCTGCTCCACCTGAGCCGGGCGCCGCTCCGGCACCGCATCGATTTTGTCGCTTATGCCAACGAGGAGCCGCCCTACTTCGCCACCGAGCACATGGGCAGCGCCGTGCACGCCCGCGCCCTGCACGCCGCCAAAGCCAAGGTGCGCGGCATGCTGTGCTACGAAATGATAGGCTACTTCAGCGACGAGCCCAACTCGCAAAGCTTCCCCAACGAAGCCCTGGCCCAGCTGTACCCCAGCACCGGCAACTTCATCGTCGTCGTGGGCAAAACCGGCCAGGAAGCTTTCACGCAGCAAGTGCAGGCCCTGATGCAGCCCCACGCCGGCACCCTCGACGTGCAGCGCATCAACTTGCCCGAAGCTCTGGGCGGCCTGGCCGGATTATCCGACCACCGCAACTACTGGGCCCAGGGCTACAACGCCGTGATGATTAACGACACGTCTTTTCTGCGCAACCCCCACTATCACCAGAAATCGGATACCATCGAAACACTCGATTTCCCGCGCATGGCCCAGGTGGTAGATGGCGCATTCGGAGCTCTGCTGGGGTTGTAG